A single window of Aspergillus puulaauensis MK2 DNA, chromosome 5, nearly complete sequence DNA harbors:
- the BUD6 gene encoding formin-mediated actin nucleation enhancer (BUSCO:EOG09261I1I;~COG:S;~EggNog:ENOG410PI71;~InterPro:IPR022782,IPR005613;~PFAM:PF03915;~go_function: GO:0005519 - cytoskeletal regulatory protein binding [Evidence IEA];~go_process: GO:0051125 - regulation of actin nucleation [Evidence IEA]) produces the protein MQSGTSSSSRSTRSPSAQHFHSGSSGSADTAMTSQSSAPRSSSGSTRSQSSRSAVPNGQISQIEKSVTHLLVATKQLLETLTQWSRRQVSENEVSDVYVRLGYEFNLACRAFSAIGVDTSDLGPVPDLLRTILEDTLSQDASPQSLDIFLPRIRDIIINLLHGLKRKQARLRSRQQKEDGKPLPGRQASAGSLANEILPPYEDTPPAATSPRRSGRTRYGSNGSLEDKPQAASRSSPDIKSGSYADREASRREAQNALTQPPQKDSEMGSKETSMLPPNLAAGYPPPPPPPPKQDDAIGALQRSGELERRASRRFSAYQIQKHLGAPSNGVPVIPTQNSPIPNRGRDVRESLNAVRLRGSYAHKRQRSTNRSHGNIDAKAAQQQQQQQQPPSTSHPPDEDPVKPHVEAHPEPPVDEIPSNDNEPRLEKDEPNGAPEKPPVLPPTPQEPSLADAFEPVKDAGLRTDQGPETPKSTNRQQTTAVSTPPQATPFSPDQPSPGKELTLFLQYRSKIKKYVLPEGSTGLTIGRLQLAFIEKFAWNTHNNGADLPEIYIQDPISGIRHELEDLADVKDRSVLVLNVDALDEVKKHFDDEFGGVRRLLEGVKGVLDGQGNMMQRVSDRQLDAVKEITRIAAAPATSTPSAPAAGETRRAPISGNSGQMAELSSLRRDLAVLRQTYTDFSADIASSMGAIRSKADSVKSSAVDASVPSFEGDAGRVRVNSGKKELAQESERLVARVDDLQDLIEDLRKDVVARGVRPLPRQLETVGKDVSAVTKEIKKMQDFLRREKPIWTKIWEKELQLVCEERDQLTMQEDLAADLQDDLEKAAQTFALVEQATKQQAMQNTEGGPTLRNTSRNMVIVDPAVDPVKAKDGVLGEVRALLPNHESRLEAIERAEKTRKKELENRRVNRFQKELGNFVQEGKLKKSGGFEETERLRRAKDERNRKEIWDIAQARAAEIDKAEAEAAAATSTAEPSDDASPEDTEEPGSPKGKAPASDDDNADEEKKEDVPADHQKEESDI, from the exons ATGCAGTCCGGCACGAGCAGCTCCTCGCGCTCGACACGAAGCCCCTCCGCCCAGCACTTCCACTCTGGTTCCTCAGGGAGTGCGGACACGGCCATGACTTCGCAGTCTTCTGCCCCGCGCAGTTCATCGGGCTCGACCAGGTCGCAGTCATCAAGAAGTGCAGTG CCGAACGGACAAATATCCCAAATCGAAAAAAGTGTTACGCATTTGCTTGTAGCGACAAAACAGCTATTGGAGACATTAACGCAATGGTCTCGCCGCCAGGTTTCCGAGAACGAGGTGTCGGACGTCTACGTGCGATTAGGATATGAATTTAATCTCGCTTGTCGCGCCTTTTCCGCTATTGGGGTGGACACTTCAGACCTAGGCCCTGTCCCTGATCTTCTGCGTACGATACTTGAAGATACCCTGAGTCAAGATGCGTCACCACAAAGCTTGgatatcttcctccctcGCATCCGtgatatcatcatcaatctcctccacGGCCTAAAGCGAAAACAGGCACGTCTGCGATCACGACAGCAAAAGGAAGACGGCAAACCGCTACCCGGTCGGCAGGCAAGCGCGGGTAGCTTGGCGAACGAAATTCTTCCACCGTATGAAGACACACCTCCCGCAGCTACATCTCCCAGACGCTCTGGCCGTACCCGTTACGGCAGCAATGGGTCTCTGGAAGACAAGCCGCAGGCGGCATCTCGATCTTCTCCTGATATCAAATCAGGAAGCTATGCGGATCGGGAGGCATCCCGGCGCGAAGCGCAGAATGCGCTCACTCAGCCACCACAGAAAGATAGCGAGATGGGTTCGAAGGAGACGTCGATGTTGCCACCCAATCTGGCCGCAGGATACCCccctccaccgccaccaccgcccAAGCAGGACGACGCCATAGGTGCCCTACAGCGCAGTGGGGAGCTAGAACGTCGTGCATCTCGGCGATTCTCTGCCTACCAAATACAAAAACATCTCGGGGCGCCTTCAAATGGAGTCCCTGTTATCCCAACCCAAAATTCCCCCATCCCGAATCGGGGCCGTGATGTTCGAGAATCGCTCAACGCCGTGCGTCTACGCGGATCATATGCTCACAAGCGACAGCGTTCGACGAACAGATCCCATGGGAACATTGATGCCAAGGCtgctcagcaacaacaacaacagcaacaaccaccctCAACTAGCCATCCTCCGGATGAAGATCCTGTGAAGCCCCACGTTGAGGCTCACCCTGAGCCTCCCGTGGACGAAATTCCCTCAAACGATAATGAGCCTCGCTTGGAAAAAGATGAGCCTAATGGCGCCCCAGAAAAGCCACCAGTATTGCCCCCAACTCCGCAGGAGCCGAGTCTTGCAGACGCATTCGAGCCGGTCAAGGACGCTGGGCTTCGTACAGATCAGGGTCCGGAAACGCCTAAATCAACTAATCGACAACAAACGACTGCCGTTTCAACTCCACCTCAAGCTACACCGTTTTCACCCGATCAACCGTCACCCGGCAAGGAACTCACCTTGTTTCTACAATATAGAAGCAAGATTAAGAAATACGTACTGCCGGAAGGATCAACCGGATTGACGATTGGGAGACTTCAGCTGGCATTCATAGAGAAGTTTGCATGGAATACACACAACAACGGTGCCGATCTACCAGAAATCTACATTCAAGATCCTATTTCGGGAATCAGGCATGAGCTAGAGGATCTGGCCGATGTAAAGGATCGCTCGGTCCTTGTTTTAAACGTTGACGCCCTTGATGAAGTCAAGAAACACTTTGACGACGAGTTTGGCGGGGTTCGCCGCCTACTTGAAGGTGTGAAGGGGGTGCTGGATGGACAGGGCAACATGATGCAACGCGTCTCAGATCGGCAGTTAGATGCTGTTAAAGAAATTACTCGCATTGCAGCCGCACCTGCCACGTCCACTCCAAGCGCTCCTGCCGCCGGAGAAACGCGACGAGCTCCTATTTCCGGAAATTCCGGTCAAATGGCGGAACTCTCGAGCTTGCGGCGCGATCTTGCCGTACTCCGACAAACGTACACCGACTTCTCTGCAGACATTGCGAGCTCGATGGGTGCGATACGGTCCAAGGCTGATAGTGTCAAGTCTTCAGCTGTCGACGCATCCGTGCCGTCGTTCGAGGGAGATGCCGGTCGCGTACGAGTTAACTCTGGCAAGAAGGAGCTTGCCCAAGAGTCCGAGCGGCTTGTTGCGCGTGTTGATGACCTGCAGGACCTTATTGAAGATCTGCGGAAAGATGTGGTTGCTCGAGGCGTTCGGCCCCTCCCAAGACAACTCGAGACTGTGGGCAAAGATGTCAGTGCAGTTAccaaggagatcaagaagatgcAAGATTTCCTCAGGCGGGAGAAGCCGATCTGGACCAAGAtttgggagaaggagctaCAACTTGTTTGCGAGGAGCGTGATCAACTCACCATGCAGGAGGATCTGGCAGCTGATCTGCAAGATGATCTAGAAAAGGCAGCACAGACCTTTGCCCTGGTCGAGCAAGCAACCAAGCAGCAGGCCATGCAAAACACCGAAGGCGGTCCTACGCTGCGGAACACTTCGCGCAATATGGTGATTGTTGACCCCGCAGTTGACCCTGTGAAGGCAAAGGACGGTGTTTTGGGCGAAGTTCGCGCGCTGCTGCCAAACCACGAATCTCGCCTGGAGGCCATtgaaagagcagagaagaCCCGGaagaaggagttggagaacCGTCGAGTCAATCGCTTCCAAAAGGAACTTGGCAACTTTGTGCaagaggggaagctgaagaagagcggCGGTTTTGAGGAGACCGAACGGCTTCGCCGGGCTAAAGATGAGCGCAACCGCAAAGAAATCTGGGATATAGCCCAAGCTCGTGCAGCTGAGATTGACAAGGCAGAAGCggaagcagctgcagcgacATCCACAGCGGAGCCATCCGACGACGCTTCACCTGAAGACACCGAAGAACCGGGATCCCCGAAGGGGAAGGCCCCAGCCTCCGACGATGACAATGctgacgaagagaagaaggaggatgtccCGGCTGACCACCAAAAAGAGGAGTCAGATATTTAG